One stretch of Bremerella cremea DNA includes these proteins:
- a CDS encoding DEAD/DEAH box helicase, which produces MGLEDRYRKEFSPAVRFRGEEYFADKAVKLTHVEKNWASFSVEGSQAEAYGVLLDWSESGTDGLECSCPYFVKGELCKHIWAALLFADSMGFGFDQSQLPEQPPKPKRTTKSKTTRSLSWKKQLEHYKEHFDDIDRLEKTHWQVQQSGQLLFHLVLDIGLPVPVIELRRRDRKKDGNWGASKPYFVDDPLFPEISNAEDRSLLAILLGNHVVDDESDYFHYSDRYIKNRSTQVQLNVELYDNVLPALAETERFYFSMEDHPEFSEPHTIAWNEGEPWRFQLHAERDDENQQWELRGQLARGEEVRPVSDGLRFYATGLALVGSELGRFTYPRDTRWLDILLEKESLTIPYADRQGLIQELWRKGEKVEVTGDASLAVPGMPGTPQGKIVIHPPSTTYRYRSSRHLNASVSFLYDNEELKINGGKRAWFDAEAGQVLCANEAAEGVLLERLMRLGMMPKEESYTGNSEPGDVQFPIANLEPVVATLVDEGWEVHAKGTRVRKASQLSLRVKSNIDWFDLEGEVDFEGISASLPDLLTALEKGEGLIRLGDGTQGILPQKWLDKYQSLEGFAGKSEGDALRFQSSQALLLDAMLSNLGENQTITVDRRFAEQRKRLQSFTGVKPVKPPKAFQGELREYQQEGLGWLRFLEKFSLGGCLADDMGLGKTVQVLALLASRNQRQPKEADKRPSLVVAPNSIIHNWRQEAERFAPRLQVAEYTGTDRKKQFPDLTEYDLVLTTYGTLRKDFERLSNTLWDYAILDEAQAIKNASSQTAKASRLLQARHRLALSGTPIENHLGELWSLFEFLNPGLLGSSHAFKDLIAKNTEIDQQKIESLRQGIAPFLLRRTKAQVLPQLPEKAEQRLYCELPAAQQKQYDQLREHYRLALNQRIAETGLAKAKIHVLEALLRLRQAACHPGLIDPAHKEKTSAKLDLLLEQLDEVVQEGHKALVFSQFTTMLDIVRRKLDKAAITYQYLDGKTRDRQARVEQFQNEASCSVFLISLKAGGTGLNLTAADFVFLLDPWWNPAVEAQAIDRAHRIGQTKPVFAYRLIAKNTVEEKILELQAKKSTLAEAIISADSSLLKSLTAEDLQAILS; this is translated from the coding sequence GTGGGCTTGGAAGATCGATATCGAAAGGAATTCAGTCCCGCGGTTCGCTTTCGTGGCGAAGAGTACTTCGCCGATAAAGCGGTAAAACTCACCCACGTCGAGAAGAATTGGGCTTCTTTTTCTGTCGAAGGTTCTCAGGCAGAAGCCTATGGCGTTTTGCTCGATTGGAGCGAAAGTGGTACGGACGGTTTAGAGTGTTCTTGCCCCTATTTTGTGAAAGGGGAACTGTGTAAACACATTTGGGCCGCATTGCTGTTTGCCGATAGCATGGGCTTTGGTTTTGACCAATCGCAGTTGCCAGAACAGCCGCCTAAACCCAAGAGAACGACAAAGTCAAAAACCACTCGTAGCCTCTCGTGGAAGAAACAGTTGGAACATTACAAGGAACATTTTGACGATATCGATCGACTGGAAAAGACTCACTGGCAAGTGCAGCAGTCCGGGCAATTGCTATTTCATTTGGTGCTCGACATTGGCTTGCCGGTACCCGTGATTGAGCTTCGCCGACGAGATCGCAAGAAGGATGGTAACTGGGGAGCGAGTAAGCCGTACTTTGTTGATGATCCTCTTTTTCCAGAGATCTCGAACGCCGAAGATCGCTCGTTATTAGCGATTTTGCTGGGCAACCATGTGGTGGACGACGAGTCAGACTATTTCCACTACTCCGATCGGTATATTAAAAATCGATCCACGCAAGTTCAATTGAATGTGGAACTTTACGACAACGTCTTGCCAGCGCTTGCGGAAACAGAGCGATTCTATTTTTCCATGGAAGACCACCCAGAGTTCTCTGAACCTCACACGATCGCTTGGAACGAGGGAGAACCGTGGCGGTTTCAGCTTCACGCTGAGCGGGACGACGAGAACCAGCAGTGGGAACTGCGGGGACAATTGGCGCGTGGGGAAGAGGTCCGCCCGGTCTCAGACGGATTGCGGTTCTACGCCACAGGGCTTGCCTTAGTGGGGAGTGAACTTGGGCGGTTTACTTATCCGCGTGACACGCGCTGGTTGGATATCTTGCTAGAGAAGGAATCGCTAACCATTCCGTATGCCGATCGGCAAGGATTAATCCAGGAATTGTGGCGCAAAGGTGAGAAGGTCGAAGTGACCGGGGACGCTTCCCTGGCGGTGCCTGGAATGCCGGGGACTCCGCAAGGGAAGATCGTAATTCATCCCCCTTCAACTACGTATCGCTACCGCTCCTCCCGACATCTCAACGCGAGTGTTTCCTTTCTCTACGACAATGAGGAATTAAAAATCAATGGAGGGAAGCGGGCTTGGTTCGATGCCGAGGCGGGGCAAGTCTTGTGCGCGAATGAAGCTGCCGAGGGAGTGCTCTTGGAACGCCTGATGAGGCTGGGCATGATGCCCAAAGAGGAGTCTTATACAGGGAATTCCGAGCCAGGAGATGTTCAGTTTCCAATTGCCAATCTAGAGCCAGTTGTTGCTACCTTAGTCGACGAGGGCTGGGAAGTGCATGCGAAAGGAACGCGTGTCCGAAAAGCCAGTCAACTCTCGTTACGAGTGAAATCGAATATTGACTGGTTCGACTTGGAAGGAGAAGTCGATTTCGAGGGAATTTCGGCCTCGCTGCCAGATTTGCTAACCGCCCTGGAAAAAGGGGAGGGGCTGATACGTTTGGGGGACGGAACGCAGGGGATCTTACCGCAAAAGTGGCTCGATAAGTACCAGAGCTTGGAGGGCTTCGCTGGCAAGTCCGAGGGAGACGCTTTGCGTTTTCAATCGAGCCAAGCTTTGTTGCTGGACGCGATGTTATCGAACCTCGGAGAAAATCAAACGATTACCGTAGACCGTCGTTTCGCCGAACAACGGAAACGTTTGCAATCGTTTACCGGAGTAAAACCGGTGAAGCCTCCGAAAGCCTTTCAAGGGGAACTGCGCGAGTATCAGCAGGAAGGCTTGGGATGGTTGCGATTTTTAGAGAAATTCAGCCTCGGTGGTTGCTTGGCCGACGACATGGGCCTGGGAAAAACGGTGCAAGTCTTGGCATTGCTGGCTAGCCGAAATCAACGTCAACCCAAAGAAGCGGATAAACGTCCTTCGCTAGTGGTTGCGCCCAACAGTATTATTCACAACTGGCGGCAGGAAGCCGAGCGGTTCGCGCCACGTTTGCAAGTCGCCGAGTATACCGGCACCGATCGCAAGAAGCAGTTTCCCGATCTGACCGAATACGATTTGGTGCTTACCACCTACGGCACGTTACGAAAGGACTTCGAACGTCTTAGTAATACCTTATGGGACTATGCTATTTTAGATGAAGCTCAAGCCATCAAAAATGCGTCTTCGCAAACTGCCAAGGCCAGCCGCTTGCTTCAGGCCCGGCATCGCTTGGCGTTGTCTGGAACACCGATCGAAAACCATTTGGGCGAATTATGGTCCCTGTTTGAATTCCTAAACCCCGGGCTACTAGGTAGTAGTCATGCGTTTAAGGATTTGATTGCGAAGAATACCGAGATCGATCAACAGAAGATCGAATCGTTGCGGCAAGGGATCGCACCGTTTCTCCTTCGGAGAACCAAAGCCCAGGTGTTGCCGCAACTTCCCGAGAAAGCAGAGCAGCGACTCTACTGTGAACTGCCTGCGGCACAGCAGAAACAATACGATCAACTCCGCGAGCACTATCGTCTGGCACTCAACCAACGAATTGCGGAAACGGGACTCGCCAAAGCGAAAATTCACGTTCTGGAAGCGCTGCTACGACTCCGACAGGCCGCGTGCCATCCAGGCTTAATCGATCCCGCGCACAAAGAGAAAACATCCGCCAAGCTCGATTTGCTGTTGGAGCAGTTAGACGAGGTGGTGCAAGAAGGGCACAAAGCCTTGGTGTTTTCGCAGTTCACCACGATGCTCGATATCGTTCGGCGAAAGCTCGACAAAGCTGCAATCACGTATCAATATCTTGACGGAAAAACACGCGATCGCCAGGCGCGGGTCGAGCAGTTTCAGAACGAGGCGAGTTGCTCGGTATTTCTGATTAGTCTCAAAGCTGGCGGAACCGGGCTTAACTTAACGGCGGCTGACTTCGTGTTTCTGCTTGATCCTTGGTGGAACCCTGCCGTGGAAGCCCAGGCGATTGACCGGGCCCATCGCATTGGTCAAACCAAGCCTGTCTTTGCTTATCGCTTGATCGCTAAGAATACGGTAGAAGAAAAGATACTCGAGTTACAAGCGAAGAAAAGCACTCTCGCCGAGGCGATTATTTCGGCGGATAGCTCGTTGCTGAAAAGCCTTACGGCAGAAGATCTGCAGGCGATTTTGTCCTAG
- a CDS encoding DUF1559 domain-containing protein: protein MRLRTVSLCWILSVLVLSAPVMAEENVGTEFIPPHSAVAILAKPQAIYGSPLLQMVPWEVLNVKTEEIAGLPIQAIDSVLAIASPPGVNGKPSLGIVVKLNHGITPEKLLAPIQERWPFTEATWPGTQQKYLQGSPELMFDIYPVDDNTYLLAMPETLKAMLAQKEQPQTSPLATLVQTSSEQGEVQAFLIMEPLRDMLEFLVADPNLQKFPGLKELPSHLQSAHLIGNLDMEKGGLTLKLTTESPAQAEQLQKIVSKLLDLGVERAIQMGQPPKTNEVEENAFRQYVTRICNTLRAAIEPEVEGNQVILTTVGKPGTSPQVMVASGTAVLVPLIASAQQQAFRSGSVNNMKQIILAMHNYHETYGHMPANSYDKEGKPLLSWRVHLLPFVEQAALYDQFHLDEPWDSEHNRKLAEMIPDPYLSPSSKNELGPQAKTRYLKPLGEGFPASAKKNLRFQDLTDGASNTIAIVEVPPSDAVLWTRPDDFHPNMDSLLESFTPGETAGIIAALYDGSVHSMLKKDLTDQILKVLLTHQGGEPNKYY, encoded by the coding sequence ATGCGACTACGAACGGTATCCCTTTGCTGGATTCTCAGCGTGCTAGTTCTCTCTGCCCCGGTGATGGCAGAAGAAAACGTCGGCACCGAGTTCATTCCCCCACATTCGGCCGTGGCGATCTTGGCCAAACCCCAAGCCATTTACGGCAGCCCTTTGCTGCAAATGGTTCCTTGGGAAGTCTTGAATGTCAAAACCGAGGAAATTGCCGGCCTCCCGATTCAAGCGATCGATTCGGTGTTGGCTATCGCTTCTCCGCCTGGGGTTAATGGCAAACCCAGCTTGGGGATTGTGGTGAAGCTAAACCACGGCATCACGCCCGAAAAACTACTTGCTCCGATTCAAGAGCGCTGGCCCTTCACCGAAGCGACCTGGCCAGGGACGCAGCAAAAGTACCTGCAGGGCTCCCCCGAATTGATGTTTGACATCTATCCGGTCGACGACAATACCTACCTTCTGGCGATGCCGGAAACCCTTAAAGCGATGCTGGCCCAAAAAGAGCAACCTCAAACAAGCCCTTTGGCCACGCTTGTGCAAACGTCGAGCGAACAAGGCGAAGTTCAGGCTTTTCTGATCATGGAGCCGCTTCGCGATATGCTTGAGTTCTTGGTCGCGGATCCAAATCTACAGAAGTTCCCCGGGCTTAAAGAACTCCCCAGTCACCTCCAGTCGGCCCACTTGATTGGCAATCTTGATATGGAAAAGGGAGGCCTGACTTTAAAGCTCACCACCGAAAGTCCCGCCCAAGCAGAACAACTGCAAAAGATTGTGAGCAAGCTGCTGGACCTAGGAGTTGAACGAGCCATTCAAATGGGCCAGCCTCCCAAAACCAACGAAGTAGAGGAGAACGCGTTTCGTCAGTATGTGACCAGAATCTGCAACACTTTGCGTGCGGCCATTGAGCCAGAGGTCGAAGGCAACCAAGTTATCTTAACGACGGTTGGCAAGCCAGGTACTTCCCCCCAGGTGATGGTTGCCAGTGGCACGGCAGTTCTTGTTCCCCTGATCGCCTCGGCCCAGCAGCAAGCGTTTCGTTCTGGCTCGGTGAATAATATGAAACAAATTATCCTCGCGATGCATAACTATCACGAAACCTACGGCCACATGCCGGCCAATAGCTACGATAAAGAGGGAAAGCCGCTTCTCTCGTGGCGGGTGCATCTTTTGCCGTTTGTTGAACAAGCAGCCCTCTACGATCAATTTCACCTCGACGAGCCATGGGATAGCGAGCACAATCGCAAACTCGCAGAGATGATTCCTGACCCTTACTTGTCCCCTTCCAGCAAAAACGAGCTAGGGCCTCAAGCCAAGACTCGCTATCTGAAGCCGCTAGGAGAAGGGTTTCCTGCTAGTGCGAAAAAGAACTTACGGTTTCAAGACCTCACCGATGGCGCCTCGAACACAATCGCCATCGTGGAAGTCCCCCCTAGTGATGCCGTACTTTGGACTCGACCGGACGACTTTCATCCGAATATGGATTCCTTGCTCGAATCGTTCACGCCAGGCGAAACGGCGGGAATTATCGCCGCTCTATACGATGGCAGCGTCCATTCCATGCTCAAAAAAGATCTGACAGACCAAATCCTGAAAGTTCTTTTGACCCATCAAGGTGGTGAGCCGAACAAATACTACTGA
- a CDS encoding RNA polymerase sigma factor — protein MSDVPSQQSGRPVGIARELAQLLDRYSGPLVLYARQLCSDPEDAVQIAFVKLAQQQPIPKDRAAWLYRVVRNEALMQSRSDRRRRDREQVFAQTRSLWFEPNASASLDGLAASEALKQLTQSQREIVIARIWGGLAFREIAQLLAISQSSAHREYQQAIESLQRELNEPCPNQTNQQT, from the coding sequence TTGTCGGATGTACCCAGTCAGCAATCAGGAAGGCCAGTGGGAATTGCCCGCGAGCTTGCGCAATTGCTGGATCGGTATTCCGGACCATTGGTGCTTTATGCCCGCCAGCTTTGCTCCGATCCGGAAGACGCTGTACAGATTGCCTTTGTCAAACTAGCCCAGCAGCAGCCAATCCCCAAAGATCGTGCCGCTTGGCTGTATCGCGTGGTTCGGAACGAGGCGTTAATGCAAAGCCGGAGTGATCGGCGACGGCGAGATCGCGAACAGGTCTTTGCTCAAACAAGGTCGCTCTGGTTCGAGCCGAACGCGTCCGCCAGCTTAGACGGTTTGGCTGCGTCCGAAGCCTTAAAGCAACTAACCCAATCGCAGCGTGAAATTGTTATCGCACGGATCTGGGGAGGGTTGGCTTTTCGAGAGATTGCCCAATTATTGGCCATATCCCAATCATCGGCCCATCGAGAATACCAGCAGGCGATTGAAAGCTTGCAACGAGAATTGAACGAACCATGTCCGAATCAAACCAACCAGCAGACTTAG
- a CDS encoding PVC-type heme-binding CxxCH protein, whose translation MIASGFRSLPLVGILGCLWTACLGFAEEHDYADQLKPVPGLSANKALETFTLAPGFRLELAASEPNVADPVAMAFDADGRMFVIEMRGYSEDDGLSLGRVRLLEDADNDGIYEKSTIFADGFSWPTAITCTQGGVLVGAAPDIFFLKDTNGDGQADEKRVVFTGFGKTNVQGLMNTFQWGPDNRIHGVTSSSGANAQRVVDGQPSGTPLSLRGRDFAIDPLTMHLQAISGGGQHGMSFNDWGEKFTCSNSDHLQQVVYEDAYLARNPYVSAPSPRLSIAADGAQAEVYRTSPVEAWRVIRTKLRAAKIVPGIVEGGGRPAGYFTGATGVTIYRGDSWPTKYNGYALVGDAGGNLVHRKKLEDDGILYRGVRVDEKSEFLSSSDIWFRPVQYANAPDGSLYVADMYREVIEHPQSLPEMIKKHLDLTSGRDMGRIYRVVGSDFQRKPIPHLSQLKTTELVPLLDSPNVWQRETAARLLYERQDLAAVPALETLLTQAQTPPGTITALHALAGLNQLTVAHLLPALADQNPHVRRHAVQLSEPLLASSAELRKNVTSLTADESPKVRFQLAFTAGYLPAAERTQTLAKLAEVDGSDPYFQAAIQSSVNEGSGLLLAELTSTTEENSAQVQPLIIQLATQIGKQQSKADIAALLQLLPALQKSKPSAFEKIVRSLNLAPDSRMAQQLAAATGGQSAQVFGQMVADAVAVLEDKEASLKAKVDAVKVLRYGKFDRERFEELLAPTAPLEIQRQAIVVLGSFDSPEIATLLVKKWPELSPQLRPTALDNLVTREAWRTTLLQAIESSEIPKADLSAEQIAQLTSLLTASQAKQYASLFQKSSHTERDALINDYQQALTMKGDSAKGKIVFEKNCAACHQLDGLGHAIGPNLAAMKNRGPDAILTNVLNPNAEVNPQFMNYICQTANGRGVSGMIASETSNSITFIKGDNKTETVLRIDIDQMRSTGVSLMPEGLEKTIDKQAMADLLSYLMQDRN comes from the coding sequence GTGATCGCATCTGGTTTTCGATCTTTGCCACTCGTTGGCATTCTCGGTTGCTTGTGGACCGCTTGTCTCGGGTTTGCTGAGGAACATGATTACGCCGATCAGTTAAAGCCGGTTCCTGGCCTCTCGGCGAACAAAGCTCTAGAGACCTTCACGCTAGCCCCCGGCTTTCGTCTGGAACTGGCCGCGTCGGAGCCCAACGTTGCCGACCCTGTCGCAATGGCCTTCGATGCCGACGGGCGGATGTTTGTCATCGAAATGCGTGGTTATTCCGAAGACGATGGTCTTTCGCTGGGACGTGTTCGCCTGCTGGAAGACGCCGACAACGACGGCATCTACGAAAAGAGCACCATCTTCGCAGACGGCTTCTCTTGGCCCACGGCGATCACTTGCACGCAAGGAGGCGTTCTTGTCGGTGCGGCTCCAGACATCTTTTTCCTGAAAGATACCAATGGCGATGGCCAAGCGGATGAAAAACGGGTCGTCTTTACCGGCTTCGGCAAAACGAACGTACAAGGCCTGATGAACACGTTTCAATGGGGGCCGGATAATCGCATTCATGGGGTAACTAGCTCTAGCGGCGCGAACGCGCAAAGAGTGGTCGACGGCCAGCCCAGCGGAACCCCTCTTTCGCTGCGAGGACGCGACTTTGCCATCGATCCGTTGACCATGCACCTCCAAGCGATCAGTGGCGGCGGCCAGCACGGCATGAGTTTTAACGACTGGGGCGAGAAGTTCACCTGCAGCAACAGCGATCACTTGCAACAGGTCGTCTACGAAGACGCTTATTTGGCACGCAACCCTTACGTTTCGGCCCCCAGCCCACGTCTTAGCATTGCCGCCGATGGTGCCCAGGCCGAGGTCTACCGGACCAGCCCTGTCGAAGCATGGCGTGTCATTCGGACAAAGCTTCGCGCGGCGAAGATTGTTCCTGGCATTGTCGAAGGGGGTGGACGCCCGGCTGGTTACTTTACCGGAGCCACCGGCGTGACCATTTACCGGGGCGACAGTTGGCCGACAAAGTACAACGGCTATGCCCTTGTTGGCGATGCCGGCGGTAACCTCGTTCACCGCAAGAAGCTCGAAGACGACGGCATTCTTTATCGTGGTGTGCGTGTCGACGAGAAGAGCGAATTCCTCTCGTCCAGCGATATCTGGTTTCGCCCCGTGCAATATGCCAACGCTCCAGATGGCTCGCTTTACGTGGCCGATATGTATCGCGAGGTAATCGAACACCCCCAATCACTGCCAGAGATGATCAAGAAACATCTCGACCTGACCAGCGGTCGCGACATGGGCCGGATCTACCGCGTGGTCGGCAGCGATTTTCAGCGCAAGCCTATCCCCCATCTTTCACAGTTGAAGACAACCGAACTGGTTCCTCTGCTCGATTCACCCAATGTTTGGCAGCGGGAAACGGCGGCTCGGTTGTTATACGAGCGGCAAGATCTTGCGGCTGTACCGGCGCTCGAAACGTTGCTTACCCAAGCTCAAACTCCGCCAGGAACCATTACGGCCCTGCACGCCCTGGCAGGCTTGAACCAGCTAACTGTCGCGCATTTGCTGCCAGCTTTGGCAGATCAAAATCCGCATGTTCGCCGGCATGCGGTTCAGTTGTCGGAACCGCTGCTGGCCAGTTCCGCCGAGCTACGTAAGAACGTGACTTCCTTAACCGCCGACGAAAGCCCCAAAGTTCGCTTTCAACTTGCATTCACCGCCGGCTATCTTCCGGCTGCTGAACGCACTCAAACGTTAGCAAAGTTGGCAGAGGTGGATGGAAGCGATCCGTACTTTCAAGCTGCGATCCAAAGCTCGGTCAATGAAGGATCGGGCCTCTTGTTAGCCGAGTTGACCTCGACAACCGAAGAGAACTCAGCCCAGGTCCAACCGCTAATCATTCAACTTGCTACGCAGATTGGCAAACAACAAAGCAAGGCCGACATTGCCGCCTTATTACAACTTTTACCCGCACTGCAAAAATCGAAACCAAGTGCGTTTGAGAAGATTGTGCGTTCGCTGAACTTGGCTCCCGATAGCCGAATGGCCCAGCAATTGGCCGCCGCTACCGGAGGCCAATCTGCTCAGGTTTTTGGTCAAATGGTTGCTGACGCAGTGGCGGTGCTCGAAGACAAAGAAGCGAGCTTAAAAGCCAAGGTCGACGCCGTAAAAGTCTTACGTTACGGCAAGTTCGATCGCGAGCGGTTCGAAGAACTATTGGCTCCGACTGCTCCTTTAGAAATCCAACGGCAAGCGATCGTCGTGTTGGGTAGCTTCGATTCGCCTGAGATCGCTACCCTGCTGGTGAAGAAGTGGCCCGAACTCAGTCCGCAACTACGCCCGACGGCACTCGACAATCTCGTCACACGTGAGGCCTGGCGGACGACGTTGCTCCAAGCGATCGAGTCTAGTGAAATTCCCAAGGCCGATTTAAGCGCCGAGCAGATCGCCCAGTTAACCTCGCTGCTAACGGCCAGCCAAGCCAAGCAATACGCCAGCCTCTTTCAAAAATCGTCGCACACCGAACGTGACGCGTTGATTAACGATTACCAGCAAGCACTTACCATGAAAGGGGACTCGGCCAAAGGGAAAATCGTGTTCGAGAAAAACTGTGCGGCTTGCCATCAACTCGACGGCTTAGGACACGCGATTGGTCCGAACCTGGCCGCGATGAAAAATCGTGGGCCGGACGCCATCTTGACGAACGTGCTCAACCCCAATGCCGAGGTCAACCCGCAGTTCATGAACTACATCTGTCAAACGGCAAATGGAAGGGGCGTTTCAGGCATGATTGCCAGCGAGACCTCTAACAGTATCACCTTTATCAAAGGTGACAACAAAACCGAAACGGTCTTGCGGATCGATATCGACCAGATGCGCAGCACCGGTGTCTCGCTCATGCCGGAAGGCCTGGAGAAGACCATCGATAAACAGGCCATGGCCGACCTGCTTTCCTACTTGATGCAAGATCGTAACTAG
- a CDS encoding DUF2179 domain-containing protein: MEWIAELPTWIVFLLVFSVRIVDVSIGTLRTISVVQGRMALSVFLGFFEVLIWIAALSQVMVGVSDNPILMVAYAGGFAVGNAVGIRLERALALGAVVVRLITSLNEEDSDVVHALRHAGFRVTTFEGEGHEGAVNLIYIRCQRRELKSLLKTVKKLRPKIFYTVEPVQEQSERMAEALPHSTGWRSAFKMK; the protein is encoded by the coding sequence ATGGAGTGGATCGCGGAGCTACCGACCTGGATCGTTTTCTTGCTTGTATTCTCAGTACGGATTGTCGACGTTTCGATCGGCACCCTTCGCACTATCTCGGTCGTCCAAGGCCGAATGGCCCTTTCGGTGTTTCTCGGGTTCTTCGAGGTGCTGATCTGGATTGCCGCGCTTTCTCAGGTGATGGTCGGTGTTTCCGATAACCCGATCTTAATGGTCGCTTATGCTGGTGGTTTCGCGGTGGGCAATGCGGTCGGCATTCGGCTGGAACGGGCTCTCGCCCTAGGGGCGGTCGTCGTCCGTTTGATCACTTCGCTGAACGAAGAAGACTCCGACGTAGTGCATGCCCTTCGTCATGCTGGCTTTCGGGTCACCACCTTTGAAGGCGAGGGGCACGAAGGAGCCGTCAACTTAATTTACATTCGCTGCCAGCGACGTGAATTGAAATCGCTTCTGAAGACGGTCAAAAAGCTCCGCCCTAAAATCTTCTACACGGTCGAACCGGTGCAAGAACAAAGCGAACGCATGGCCGAAGCCTTGCCTCATTCGACCGGATGGCGTTCCGCGTTCAAGATGAAATAA
- a CDS encoding sialate O-acetylesterase, which yields MRFSVALGCVPLLLLCCAPSVGQENTPKTTSSPLPSKENFHLFLLVGQSNMAGRGKVTPADQTAHPQVLMFDKSGNWVPAVDPIHFDKPKVVGVGLGRTFGLEIAKDNPDITIGLIPCAVGGSPIATWEPGAFDKATKTHPYDDALKRAKQALPAGELKGILWHQGEGDSTPEKAALYQEKLHALIERLRRELNAPEVPFIAGQMGQFSESPWSEARKQVDQVHQDLPSQVPHTAFVSSTGLKHKGDRVHFDADSYRELGRRYAQAYRQLQTTDSQP from the coding sequence ATGAGATTTTCCGTTGCATTGGGCTGCGTGCCCCTGTTACTGCTTTGCTGCGCACCAAGCGTCGGCCAAGAGAACACCCCCAAGACGACCTCTTCTCCACTTCCATCAAAAGAGAACTTTCACCTCTTCTTGCTTGTTGGCCAATCCAACATGGCAGGGCGTGGCAAAGTCACCCCGGCGGATCAAACGGCTCATCCTCAAGTGCTGATGTTCGACAAATCAGGGAACTGGGTACCCGCGGTCGATCCAATTCACTTCGATAAACCCAAAGTCGTGGGTGTCGGACTAGGGCGGACGTTTGGCTTAGAAATTGCCAAAGACAATCCCGATATCACAATCGGCCTGATTCCTTGCGCTGTAGGTGGTTCACCGATTGCCACATGGGAACCAGGCGCATTCGACAAGGCCACCAAAACTCACCCTTACGACGACGCGTTGAAGCGGGCAAAACAAGCGTTGCCAGCAGGAGAGTTGAAGGGCATTCTCTGGCATCAAGGGGAAGGTGACTCCACCCCAGAGAAAGCGGCCCTCTACCAAGAAAAGCTCCATGCGTTGATCGAACGTCTTCGCCGAGAACTCAATGCCCCCGAAGTCCCTTTTATCGCCGGACAAATGGGGCAATTTAGCGAGTCCCCGTGGAGCGAAGCGCGGAAGCAAGTCGATCAAGTTCACCAAGACCTTCCTAGCCAAGTACCGCACACGGCGTTTGTCTCTTCCACTGGGCTGAAGCATAAAGGTGATCGTGTTCACTTCGATGCCGACTCCTATCGCGAGCTAGGTCGCCGTTACGCTCAAGCATATCGCCAACTGCAAACTACCGACAGTCAGCCGTAA
- a CDS encoding galactitol-1-phosphate 5-dehydrogenase — MKALLLTKYKELSITDFDKPEIGPNDILVQVRACGICGSDIHGYDGSTGRRIPPLVMGHEAAGVVAEVGSNVKGLEAGDHVTFDSTVSCGECFYCRKGHINLCDNRMVLGVSCGEYRRHGAFAEYVSVPQHICYKLPKDLPFERAAMIEAVSVAVHAANRTPVSLGDTAVVVGSGMIGLLAIQAIKLAGCAHVIAVDLDAGRLEKAKALGADYTLKADEVDVPAEVKKLTGGRGADVALEVVGATATIKTAIESVRKGGSITLVGNLAPSVEMPLQAIVTRELSVYGTCASSGEYPACIDLLASEAIKVDDMITATASLEEGVEWFARLYGGEPGAMKVILDPTR, encoded by the coding sequence ATGAAAGCACTGCTGCTTACCAAGTACAAAGAACTAAGCATTACCGATTTCGATAAACCAGAGATTGGCCCGAACGATATCCTGGTTCAAGTCCGGGCCTGTGGGATTTGCGGCAGTGATATCCATGGTTACGACGGTAGCACCGGTCGCCGCATTCCACCGCTAGTCATGGGGCACGAAGCTGCCGGCGTGGTTGCTGAAGTTGGCAGCAACGTGAAGGGCCTGGAAGCAGGCGACCACGTGACGTTCGATTCGACGGTCTCGTGCGGCGAATGTTTCTACTGCCGCAAAGGGCACATCAATTTGTGCGATAACCGGATGGTACTGGGCGTTTCGTGCGGCGAATATCGTCGGCATGGGGCGTTCGCCGAGTATGTTTCAGTTCCGCAGCATATCTGCTACAAGCTTCCCAAAGATCTTCCCTTTGAACGGGCCGCGATGATCGAAGCCGTTTCGGTCGCCGTGCATGCTGCCAACCGCACGCCGGTTTCGCTAGGGGATACGGCGGTGGTGGTCGGCAGTGGTATGATTGGCTTGTTGGCGATTCAAGCCATCAAGCTGGCCGGTTGTGCCCATGTGATTGCTGTCGACCTGGACGCTGGTCGATTGGAAAAGGCCAAAGCTCTCGGGGCAGACTACACCCTGAAAGCAGATGAAGTCGACGTTCCGGCTGAGGTCAAAAAGCTGACCGGAGGTCGTGGGGCCGATGTCGCCTTGGAAGTGGTGGGAGCAACCGCCACCATCAAAACGGCGATCGAGAGTGTGCGGAAAGGTGGTTCGATTACCCTGGTTGGCAACTTGGCCCCCAGCGTGGAAATGCCACTGCAAGCAATCGTAACGCGTGAACTCTCGGTTTACGGAACCTGTGCTTCCAGCGGCGAGTACCCGGCCTGCATCGATCTATTGGCCAGCGAAGCGATTAAAGTCGACGACATGATTACTGCCACGGCGTCGCTAGAAGAAGGCGTCGAATGGTTTGCCCGTCTCTACGGCGGCGAGCCAGGAGCGATGAAGGTCATCCTCGACCCGACGCGCTAA